One part of the Actinomyces howellii genome encodes these proteins:
- a CDS encoding response regulator transcription factor, which produces MTDATETLVRPDGSPIRVLVVDDEQMLADLLASALRYEGWEVTTAGTGIAAVRAAQETDPDVVVLDIMLPDFDGLEVMRRIHGHSPDVPVLFLTAKDAVEDRVAGLTAGGDDYVTKPFSLEEVVARLRALLRRSGASSEKPDSLLEVGDLRMDEDSHEVWRGEDEIRLTATEFELLRYLMRNPRRVLSKPQILDRVWNYDFGGQANIVELYISYLRRKIDKGREPMIHTMRGVGYVLKPADTTSASPRSTP; this is translated from the coding sequence ATGACTGATGCGACAGAGACCCTCGTCCGCCCAGACGGGTCCCCCATCCGTGTCCTCGTCGTCGACGACGAGCAGATGCTCGCCGACCTGCTCGCCTCCGCCCTGCGATACGAGGGCTGGGAGGTCACGACCGCAGGCACCGGGATCGCCGCCGTCCGGGCCGCCCAGGAGACCGATCCCGACGTCGTCGTGCTCGACATCATGCTGCCCGACTTCGACGGGCTGGAGGTGATGCGGCGCATCCACGGACACAGCCCGGACGTGCCTGTGCTGTTCCTCACGGCCAAGGACGCTGTCGAGGACCGGGTGGCGGGGCTGACCGCCGGAGGGGACGACTACGTGACCAAGCCCTTCTCCCTCGAGGAGGTGGTGGCCCGCCTGCGCGCCCTCCTGCGTCGGTCCGGGGCCTCGTCCGAGAAGCCGGACTCGCTCCTGGAGGTCGGCGACCTGCGCATGGACGAGGACTCCCACGAGGTGTGGCGCGGCGAGGACGAAATCCGTCTGACCGCCACCGAGTTCGAGCTGCTGCGCTACCTCATGCGCAACCCCCGCCGCGTCCTGTCCAAGCCGCAGATCCTGGACCGGGTGTGGAACTACGACTTCGGCGGGCAGGCCAACATCGTCGAGCTCTACATCTCCTACCTGCGCCGCAAGATCGACAAGGGACGCGAGCCGATGATCCACACGATGCGAGGGGTCGGCTACGTCCTCAAGCCGGCCGACACCACCTCCGCGTCCCCCCGGTCCACGCCATGA